One Parageobacillus sp. KH3-4 genomic region harbors:
- a CDS encoding ribonucleoside-diphosphate reductase subunit alpha encodes MALNTKTTIITLENGQTKPFSRERLISFIRNITKDYPHLQAGDYMERIIRIIESKDTLSAEQITNYLILEGLSYISEAEPEWTFVCARIYLQKLYKEAAKQRGYDAKQRYGSLYELITTLVSKGVYDRSLLDDYSKEEINELGKLIDPDKDKLFTYIGLRTLADRYLARDYDRNLYELPQERFLIIAMALMAKEPKHRRFAFIQEAYWALSNLYMTVATPTLANAGKSYGQLSSCFIDTVDDSLQGIYDSNTDIANLSKSGGGIGVYLGKIRSRGSDIKGFKGVSSGVIPWMKQLNNTAVSVDQLGQRKGAISVYLDVWHKDIFAFLDAKLNNGDERMRTHDLFTGVCIPDLFMEQVEKRGDWYLFDPHEVRKVMGFSLEDFYDEEKGRGSFREKYWQCVQEERLSKEKVPAIEIMKSIMRSQLESGTPFMFYRDEANRKNPNAHLGMIYCSNLCTEIAQNQSPTIVEKQYTKDGKIIIEKIPGDFVVCNLSSINLARAVTDDVLERLIPIQMRMLDNVIDLNKIPVLQAQLTNQKYRAVGLGTFGWHHLLALKGIRWESDEAVEYADKLYEKIAYLAIQSSMELAKEKGSYPAFPGSDWQTGAYFDKRGYRRNDNVDWDTLKKQVAKYGMRNGYVMAIAPNASTSIIAGSTASIDPIFLKVYAEEKKDYKIPVTVPDLNAETTWYYKSAYHIDQHWSIKQNAVRQRHIDQAISFNFYVMNTIKAKELLDLHLTAWKSGFKTTYYVRSTSSTIDECESCAS; translated from the coding sequence ATGGCATTGAATACAAAAACCACCATTATTACGCTAGAAAACGGGCAAACTAAACCGTTTTCTCGCGAACGTCTTATTTCATTTATCCGCAATATAACAAAAGACTATCCGCATCTACAGGCCGGCGACTATATGGAGCGCATCATCCGCATTATCGAAAGCAAAGATACGCTTTCTGCGGAACAAATCACGAATTACTTAATACTTGAAGGTCTTTCCTATATTAGTGAGGCAGAACCAGAATGGACGTTTGTCTGTGCCCGCATCTATTTGCAAAAACTATACAAAGAAGCGGCCAAACAACGTGGATATGACGCAAAACAACGCTACGGCAGCCTGTACGAGTTAATAACAACGCTTGTTTCTAAAGGCGTGTACGATCGCTCTCTTCTTGATGATTACTCAAAAGAAGAAATCAACGAGCTTGGAAAACTTATTGATCCAGACAAAGACAAGCTGTTTACATATATCGGCCTTCGCACGCTCGCGGACCGCTACCTGGCCCGCGATTACGACCGCAACTTGTACGAACTGCCGCAGGAGCGTTTCCTTATCATCGCAATGGCGTTAATGGCGAAAGAGCCGAAACATCGCCGTTTTGCGTTCATTCAAGAAGCGTATTGGGCGCTAAGCAACTTGTACATGACCGTCGCCACGCCGACATTAGCAAATGCCGGAAAAAGTTATGGACAACTGTCAAGCTGCTTTATCGACACTGTCGATGACAGCTTGCAAGGGATTTACGACAGCAACACCGACATCGCCAACCTTTCCAAATCCGGCGGCGGAATCGGCGTCTATCTCGGCAAAATCAGAAGCCGCGGCAGCGACATTAAAGGCTTTAAAGGTGTGTCGTCCGGCGTTATTCCATGGATGAAGCAACTCAATAACACCGCTGTCAGCGTTGACCAATTAGGGCAGCGAAAAGGAGCGATTTCCGTCTATTTAGACGTTTGGCACAAAGACATTTTTGCTTTTTTGGATGCGAAATTAAACAACGGCGATGAGCGGATGAGGACGCACGATTTATTCACTGGCGTCTGCATTCCTGATTTATTCATGGAGCAAGTTGAAAAACGAGGCGACTGGTACTTGTTTGACCCGCATGAAGTTCGCAAAGTGATGGGATTTAGTTTGGAAGATTTTTATGATGAGGAAAAAGGAAGAGGAAGCTTTCGCGAAAAATATTGGCAATGCGTTCAAGAAGAGCGCCTTTCGAAAGAAAAAGTGCCAGCGATTGAAATAATGAAAAGCATTATGCGCAGCCAATTAGAATCGGGCACACCATTTATGTTTTACCGCGATGAAGCGAACCGAAAAAATCCGAACGCCCATCTCGGCATGATTTATTGCAGCAATCTTTGTACAGAAATCGCGCAAAACCAAAGCCCGACCATCGTTGAAAAACAATATACGAAAGACGGAAAGATCATCATTGAAAAAATCCCTGGCGATTTTGTCGTTTGCAATTTGTCTTCCATCAATCTTGCCCGCGCTGTTACCGACGATGTACTCGAACGGCTTATCCCGATTCAAATGCGCATGCTCGATAACGTGATTGATTTAAATAAGATCCCGGTATTACAAGCGCAGCTTACCAATCAAAAATACCGCGCCGTAGGGCTTGGCACGTTTGGCTGGCATCATTTACTTGCGTTAAAAGGCATTCGCTGGGAATCGGATGAAGCAGTTGAATACGCGGACAAACTGTATGAAAAAATTGCTTACTTGGCCATCCAATCTAGCATGGAGCTCGCAAAGGAAAAAGGAAGCTATCCGGCTTTTCCGGGTTCCGACTGGCAGACGGGCGCTTATTTTGATAAACGCGGATACCGCCGCAACGACAACGTCGACTGGGACACGCTGAAAAAACAAGTTGCCAAATATGGCATGCGCAACGGCTATGTGATGGCAATTGCGCCAAATGCTTCGACTTCAATTATCGCCGGCAGCACTGCCAGCATCGACCCGATCTTTTTAAAAGTGTACGCAGAAGAAAAGAAAGATTACAAAATTCCAGTTACCGTGCCTGACCTAAACGCCGAAACAACGTGGTATTATAAATCGGCGTACCATATCGACCAGCATTGGAGCATAAAACAAAACGCAGTGCGTCAGCGCCATATCGACCAAGCGATTTCATTTAATTTCTATGTCATGAATACGATCAAAGCAAAAGAGCTGTTGGATCTTCATCTCACCGCCTGGAAGTCAGGATTCAAAACAACGTATTACGTCCGCTCTACTTCCAGCACCATCGATGAATGTGAATCATGCGCAAGCTAA
- a CDS encoding ribonucleotide-diphosphate reductase subunit beta: protein MAHPLMKRVIMDPEAPNRSTRIINGKSSNVLNWDDIAYPWAYAKYKRMLANFWTPFEINMSQDVKQFPLLTEREQDAFLKIIGLLALLDSIQTDYAGRVADYITDSSINALMIMLAQQEVIHNHSYSYVLSSLVPKSKQDEVFEFWRNEPILRKRNDFVTNGYKEFAENPNVENLLKSIVYDVILEGLFFYSGFAFFYNLARNQKMVATSTMINYINRDEHIHVDLFAKIFKEVLSEYPEYNTPELAEFVRATFIKAAELEIEWANYIIGNDIDGIDMHDLSAYIKFYANVRAHQLGFDRPFDGYRTNPLRWIKAYEEVDLGKSDFFEQKSRQYTKVNIDNGFDEL, encoded by the coding sequence ATGGCACATCCATTAATGAAACGGGTCATTATGGACCCAGAAGCGCCAAACCGTTCTACAAGAATCATCAACGGCAAAAGCTCAAACGTCCTGAATTGGGATGATATCGCCTATCCTTGGGCGTACGCCAAATATAAACGAATGCTGGCAAACTTTTGGACACCGTTTGAAATCAATATGTCCCAAGACGTTAAACAATTTCCGCTTTTAACAGAACGCGAACAGGACGCGTTTTTGAAAATCATTGGACTTTTAGCGTTGCTTGACAGCATTCAAACGGACTACGCCGGCAGAGTCGCCGATTATATCACTGATTCAAGCATTAACGCGCTTATGATTATGCTCGCGCAGCAAGAAGTTATTCATAACCATTCATATTCTTACGTTCTTTCCAGCCTCGTTCCAAAAAGCAAGCAGGACGAAGTGTTTGAGTTTTGGCGAAACGAACCGATTTTGCGGAAGCGCAATGACTTCGTCACCAACGGCTATAAAGAATTTGCTGAAAATCCAAATGTCGAAAACTTGCTAAAATCGATTGTGTATGACGTTATTTTAGAAGGTTTGTTCTTCTACTCAGGCTTCGCCTTCTTTTATAATTTGGCGCGCAATCAAAAAATGGTCGCAACAAGCACGATGATCAATTACATTAATCGGGACGAACATATCCATGTCGACTTATTTGCAAAAATTTTTAAAGAAGTGTTAAGCGAATATCCGGAATACAATACACCAGAACTTGCTGAATTTGTGCGAGCAACGTTCATCAAAGCAGCGGAGCTGGAAATCGAATGGGCTAATTACATTATTGGCAACGATATCGATGGCATTGATATGCATGATTTGAGCGCCTACATTAAGTTTTACGCTAACGTCCGCGCCCATCAACTCGGTTTTGACCGTCCGTTTGACGGCTACCGGACAAACCCACTGCGCTGGATTAAAGCGTATGAAGAAGTCGACCTTGGCAAATCAGATTTCTTTGAACAAAAATCAAGGCAATATACAAAAGTGAACATCGATAACGGATTTGATGAGTTATAA
- a CDS encoding TerC family protein, producing MEFLSALLSIVIIDLVLAGDNAIVIGLAARNLPKNQQKKAVIWGTVGAVVIRALATLFVVWLLKVPGLLLVGGILLVWIAYKLLVEEKGHDVEAGGSLWEAIRTIIIADALMGLDNVLAVAGAAHGSFLLVILGLLISVPIMVWGSTLILKWIERFPIIITIGAGVLAWTASKMIVDEPFLDQYFANPFVKYGFEILVIVGVIAAGTLKKKKGENKLETKAANG from the coding sequence ATGGAGTTTTTGTCTGCACTTTTATCGATTGTCATTATCGATCTTGTATTAGCTGGCGATAATGCCATCGTCATTGGTTTGGCGGCGCGAAATTTGCCAAAGAACCAGCAAAAAAAGGCGGTTATTTGGGGGACAGTAGGTGCGGTGGTGATCCGCGCGCTTGCGACATTGTTTGTCGTATGGCTATTAAAAGTACCAGGGCTGCTGCTCGTTGGGGGTATATTGCTTGTTTGGATCGCCTATAAGCTTCTTGTTGAGGAAAAAGGTCACGATGTCGAAGCGGGAGGAAGCTTATGGGAAGCAATTCGCACCATTATTATCGCCGACGCGCTCATGGGGTTAGATAACGTGCTGGCGGTGGCAGGAGCCGCGCATGGCAGTTTCTTGCTAGTTATATTAGGATTGTTAATTTCCGTACCTATTATGGTATGGGGAAGTACGTTAATTTTGAAGTGGATCGAGCGTTTTCCAATTATTATTACAATCGGAGCGGGAGTGCTTGCATGGACGGCTTCGAAAATGATTGTCGATGAGCCATTTTTAGATCAATATTTCGCCAATCCATTTGTAAAATACGGATTTGAAATTCTTGTCATTGTTGGGGTGATTGCCGCTGGCACATTGAAAAAAAAGAAGGGTGAAAACAAATTAGAAACAAAAGCCGCCAATGGATGA
- a CDS encoding DUF1232 domain-containing protein: MRKVWKRLRFIVKIRRFIPFLIEFFRSQEVSMLKKTSAILLLSIYTVFPFDIIPDWLGLFGVIDDVAVLLFILQQIVKMAPSHLKNKYGI; the protein is encoded by the coding sequence ATGAGGAAAGTATGGAAACGACTTCGTTTCATCGTTAAAATTCGCCGATTTATCCCATTTTTAATAGAATTTTTTCGTTCTCAAGAAGTGTCTATGTTGAAAAAAACGTCTGCTATTTTACTTTTATCGATTTATACCGTATTTCCATTTGACATCATTCCCGATTGGCTTGGATTGTTTGGCGTCATTGATGATGTGGCCGTGCTATTGTTTATTCTTCAACAAATAGTAAAAATGGCTCCTTCCCATTTAAAAAATAAATACGGCATTTAA
- a CDS encoding EamA family transporter, whose product MNKKEIAALFLLAALWGASFLFMRIASPAIGPVLTIELRVLIAGIVLLLYVWMFKKSVELKAYWKQYLIVGALNAAIPFTLIAAATLHLPASVAAILNSTTPLFTALASRWLLHEPLYAKKWIGIGLGIVGVFALVGWSPVPLSIQTVFSALLSILAAFSYGCGGVYAKKAFAGVSSLSLSIGQQLGAAAVLIPWVAFDIPKKQVSLLVMYSILGLAVFCTAIAYLFYFYLLANVGPTKTLSVTFLVPVFGVIWGMIFLHEKISTGMIGGLAIILISIFLLSDAKITIKRQEYMKG is encoded by the coding sequence ATGAACAAAAAAGAAATTGCTGCTCTTTTTCTGCTCGCGGCTTTATGGGGAGCCTCTTTTTTATTTATGCGCATCGCCTCCCCTGCCATCGGTCCTGTGCTTACGATCGAGCTGCGTGTGCTTATCGCTGGCATCGTGCTGTTATTGTATGTATGGATGTTCAAAAAAAGCGTAGAGCTGAAAGCTTACTGGAAGCAATATCTCATCGTCGGGGCGCTGAATGCGGCGATCCCGTTTACGCTCATCGCCGCTGCTACGTTGCATTTGCCTGCTTCTGTAGCGGCCATTTTAAACTCAACCACCCCGTTGTTTACCGCGTTAGCTTCGCGATGGCTTCTTCATGAACCGCTTTATGCAAAAAAATGGATCGGCATCGGCCTCGGCATTGTCGGCGTGTTTGCGCTAGTCGGCTGGAGCCCTGTTCCGCTGTCGATACAAACCGTTTTTTCCGCGTTGCTGTCCATTTTGGCCGCGTTCTCATACGGATGCGGCGGTGTGTATGCCAAAAAAGCATTTGCGGGGGTTTCTTCCTTATCATTGTCGATTGGGCAGCAATTAGGCGCCGCTGCCGTGCTCATTCCATGGGTAGCCTTCGATATTCCAAAGAAACAAGTATCGCTGCTCGTCATGTATTCGATATTGGGACTCGCTGTTTTTTGCACGGCGATTGCTTACTTGTTTTATTTTTATTTGCTAGCAAACGTTGGACCAACCAAAACATTAAGCGTTACCTTTCTTGTACCTGTTTTCGGCGTCATCTGGGGAATGATTTTCCTACATGAAAAAATCTCGACTGGGATGATCGGCGGCTTAGCGATTATTTTAATAAGTATTTTCCTCTTGTCAGACGCTAAAATTACCATAAAGAGACAAGAATATATGAAAGGATAA
- a CDS encoding antibiotic biosynthesis monooxygenase, translated as MEKPYYAVIFTSQRTDGDHGYEAMAKQMVELASQQPGFLGAESVRDKNGIGITVSYWDSLEAIQQWKAHAAHQIAQEKGKQQWYQRYSVRVCKVEREYDFEK; from the coding sequence ATGGAAAAGCCATATTATGCGGTGATTTTTACCTCGCAGCGAACCGATGGGGACCACGGATATGAAGCGATGGCGAAACAAATGGTTGAATTGGCCTCCCAACAGCCCGGTTTTCTTGGCGCCGAAAGCGTTCGCGACAAAAACGGCATTGGTATCACCGTTTCATACTGGGACTCTCTTGAAGCGATTCAACAATGGAAGGCGCACGCGGCACATCAAATCGCGCAAGAAAAAGGAAAACAGCAATGGTATCAGCGCTATTCAGTCCGGGTGTGCAAAGTAGAACGAGAATATGATTTTGAAAAATAA
- a CDS encoding RNA polymerase sigma factor produces MHDEQHLLLQCKQGNKDAFYLLVSPHLAKAYRLAFTILRSHYDAEDVVQNSLLEVYRAINANKEIRHFASWFYRLVTHRAIDLARKIGKERQYAEISDVLPFLSNSHHLPIDEVINKEEEQELLAHILKLDIKYRVILVLYYYQNMKISEIAELLQIKEGTVKSRLFQARNFLYQYFQKERKEELR; encoded by the coding sequence ATGCATGATGAACAACATCTTTTGCTTCAATGCAAGCAAGGAAACAAAGACGCTTTTTACCTGCTTGTTTCCCCGCATTTAGCGAAAGCATACCGGCTCGCTTTTACGATTCTGCGCTCGCACTATGATGCCGAAGACGTGGTGCAAAATAGTTTACTCGAAGTGTATCGTGCCATCAACGCAAATAAAGAAATCCGCCATTTCGCGTCATGGTTTTATCGCCTTGTCACGCATCGCGCCATTGATTTGGCACGCAAAATCGGAAAAGAAAGGCAATACGCCGAAATCAGCGATGTGCTTCCGTTTTTATCGAATTCTCACCACTTGCCCATTGACGAAGTGATCAATAAAGAAGAGGAGCAGGAACTTTTGGCGCATATTCTTAAGCTCGACATCAAGTACCGCGTTATTCTTGTGCTTTATTACTATCAAAACATGAAAATTAGCGAGATTGCTGAACTTCTCCAAATCAAAGAAGGCACGGTGAAATCGCGGCTGTTTCAAGCGCGGAACTTCCTTTACCAATATTTTCAAAAAGAACGGAAGGAGGAACTTCGATGA
- a CDS encoding DUF4179 domain-containing protein, translating to MNSHDDLVKQKIESSINHIPVPESIFAFAKELPFQMEKQQNPKLIRKPKWRKWLAAAAASIFIGISTGAYISPTFAAYIKSFFIRPELDEGLQTAAKEGFSQKTEAAVTDHGITFRIKEVMADTNRLIFTYSLEDKNGKSIDPTILFEKNQWGPERTMYFVKGLDAFYITNEKGEIVSTYTTYQTKTGRMVSQSIDQVFPHGHYADLMFALKDKAREAKRLFIYIDIHQIGAVEGQWKLKIPVNMNKSMAATKTIPVDKTYVTKDGLQVTVKNLVHSPTLTSIDIETSWTEEGKERLKSHPEYWLGSQMFYQPLFDIVDGNGNIIATSLPRGDIKKSKRPVFVEEKAPSSQRSDIIRWRYSFLPFSPNGTYTFVFRGVERTEFPNQSLTFSVDELKKQPVFLRYKGNTLTIHQLRLGANKENEPVGILEVETNAYLAMDFQLSDETQHVYAINTEDFRRTAIISYDEKKMMYKIKSDAEIEGMDKIPKQLTITLKSVIVFDPSENWHVSLPVRNE from the coding sequence ATGAATTCCCACGATGATTTAGTAAAACAAAAGATAGAAAGCTCGATCAATCATATTCCCGTTCCGGAAAGTATTTTTGCTTTTGCCAAAGAACTTCCTTTCCAAATGGAAAAGCAACAAAATCCGAAACTCATACGTAAACCGAAATGGCGAAAATGGCTGGCGGCTGCTGCCGCTTCCATCTTCATTGGAATTTCAACGGGGGCTTATATTTCTCCGACATTCGCCGCCTATATTAAATCCTTTTTCATCCGTCCTGAACTTGACGAAGGCTTACAAACCGCCGCAAAAGAAGGATTCTCGCAAAAAACGGAAGCCGCTGTCACTGATCACGGTATTACGTTTAGAATCAAAGAAGTCATGGCGGATACGAATCGCCTTATTTTTACGTATAGCCTTGAAGACAAAAACGGGAAATCGATCGACCCAACGATTCTTTTTGAAAAAAATCAATGGGGACCGGAACGAACAATGTATTTCGTGAAGGGCCTAGACGCATTTTACATTACAAATGAGAAAGGGGAAATCGTATCCACATATACAACATATCAAACAAAAACGGGAAGAATGGTTTCGCAATCTATTGATCAAGTATTCCCACACGGCCATTACGCTGATCTTATGTTCGCATTAAAAGATAAAGCCCGCGAGGCAAAACGGCTTTTCATTTATATCGATATCCATCAGATCGGTGCAGTCGAAGGACAATGGAAACTTAAAATTCCAGTTAATATGAATAAAAGCATGGCGGCTACAAAAACCATCCCGGTCGACAAAACGTATGTAACAAAAGACGGATTGCAAGTCACCGTAAAAAATCTCGTCCATTCACCTACATTAACAAGCATTGATATAGAAACGTCATGGACGGAGGAAGGAAAAGAACGGCTAAAAAGCCACCCAGAATACTGGCTTGGTAGCCAAATGTTTTATCAGCCGCTATTCGATATTGTAGATGGCAACGGAAATATCATCGCGACATCTCTTCCAAGAGGCGATATTAAAAAATCAAAACGGCCAGTATTTGTGGAGGAAAAAGCCCCTTCTTCCCAGCGTTCCGATATCATCCGCTGGCGCTATTCGTTCCTCCCATTTTCACCAAACGGAACATATACATTTGTATTTCGCGGGGTCGAAAGAACGGAATTTCCAAATCAATCGCTGACGTTTTCTGTGGACGAATTGAAAAAACAGCCTGTTTTTCTCCGTTATAAAGGAAATACGCTTACGATTCATCAGTTACGATTAGGAGCAAATAAAGAGAACGAACCAGTTGGGATATTAGAGGTAGAAACAAACGCTTATTTAGCCATGGATTTCCAACTAAGCGATGAGACACAGCACGTTTACGCGATCAACACGGAAGATTTTCGGCGGACAGCGATCATCAGCTACGACGAAAAGAAAATGATGTATAAAATAAAAAGCGATGCTGAAATAGAAGGAATGGACAAAATCCCGAAACAGCTGACAATTACTTTAAAATCGGTAATCGTATTTGATCCAAGCGAGAATTGGCATGTTTCACTTCCTGTTAGAAATGAATAA
- the sugE gene encoding quaternary ammonium compound efflux SMR transporter SugE gives MAWVYLVIAGIFEVVWAVALKYTMGFTRLVPSIITVFGALASFYFLSVATKMLPIGTAYAVWTGIGAMGAVIIGMLFLDEPVNAPRMLFLLFILVGIIGLKFTSGQ, from the coding sequence ATGGCTTGGGTATACTTAGTCATTGCCGGCATTTTCGAAGTCGTGTGGGCGGTTGCGCTGAAATATACGATGGGATTTACACGGCTTGTGCCGTCCATTATTACGGTTTTCGGTGCGCTTGCCAGCTTTTATTTTTTATCGGTAGCGACAAAAATGTTGCCAATCGGAACTGCCTATGCGGTATGGACGGGAATCGGAGCGATGGGAGCGGTCATCATCGGCATGCTCTTTTTAGACGAGCCAGTCAATGCGCCGAGAATGCTCTTTTTATTATTTATTCTTGTTGGGATCATCGGGTTGAAGTTCACTTCGGGGCAGTAA
- a CDS encoding DUF6141 family protein: MLLKNMNNEGSDKKGGAIVVHEVQRPSWYANTLALIIAAVTWCGFIQQIMLGIPFGTKPASDIEMWIFFLLFGICFPLFFLSLKLVTKTEKEGIVIRFFPFRSRFIPYQQIKNVQVRPYHPMPYGGWGIRWSLKKGRAYTMKGKRGIWIELTDGDGLYLGSQKPEKLAKYIQRECLHR, encoded by the coding sequence ATGCTTTTGAAGAATATGAATAATGAAGGAAGTGACAAGAAAGGAGGAGCAATAGTCGTGCATGAAGTGCAGCGTCCATCTTGGTATGCGAATACGCTTGCCCTTATCATCGCCGCTGTTACGTGGTGCGGATTTATCCAGCAAATCATGCTTGGGATCCCATTTGGCACGAAGCCGGCAAGCGATATAGAAATGTGGATCTTTTTTCTGCTGTTTGGCATTTGTTTTCCGCTCTTCTTTTTGTCGCTGAAACTAGTCACAAAAACAGAAAAAGAAGGAATTGTCATTCGTTTTTTCCCATTTCGCTCCCGCTTTATTCCGTATCAACAAATCAAAAACGTTCAAGTCCGACCTTATCATCCTATGCCCTACGGCGGCTGGGGAATTCGCTGGAGCTTGAAAAAAGGCCGTGCTTACACAATGAAAGGAAAGAGAGGAATATGGATCGAGCTGACGGACGGGGACGGTTTGTACCTTGGCTCGCAAAAACCGGAAAAGCTTGCGAAATATATACAAAGAGAGTGTTTGCACCGCTAA
- a CDS encoding VOC family protein: MKDTIHPKTTIGHVQLIVSNLERSLRFYTEIIGFRILRKNQYEAILTADGATPLVVLEEKADAVPKPPRTTGLYHFAILVPDRKSLAQSLFHLLQTGYPLQGASDHLFSEAVYLADPDGNGIEIYADRPREKWEKTENGEYKRVTEPLNVRDLLAQSGTEVWSGLPPKTRIGHIHLHVADIEKAYDFYVRALGFEPTIRMGTHALFVSAGGYHHHIGLNTWAGVGAPPPPTNAVGLRLFSILLPGETERQKIAERLQHIGASVRRNENSVLTSDPFGNEIELIIQQ; the protein is encoded by the coding sequence ATGAAAGATACTATTCATCCTAAAACAACGATCGGGCATGTTCAGCTCATCGTATCCAATTTGGAACGATCGCTTCGTTTCTACACAGAAATCATTGGATTCCGCATATTGAGGAAAAATCAATACGAAGCGATATTAACAGCGGATGGGGCTACCCCGTTGGTGGTTCTTGAGGAAAAAGCGGATGCGGTGCCGAAGCCGCCACGGACGACGGGGCTTTATCATTTCGCGATTTTAGTTCCGGATAGAAAAAGCCTTGCACAGTCGCTGTTTCATCTATTGCAAACCGGTTATCCGTTGCAAGGAGCGTCTGATCATTTGTTCAGTGAAGCGGTCTATTTGGCTGACCCGGATGGAAACGGAATCGAAATATATGCTGACCGGCCGCGCGAAAAGTGGGAGAAAACAGAAAATGGGGAGTATAAAAGAGTAACTGAGCCGTTAAATGTGAGAGACTTGCTCGCCCAGTCAGGAACGGAAGTGTGGTCGGGTCTTCCGCCGAAGACGCGCATCGGCCACATTCATCTTCACGTGGCAGATATCGAGAAAGCATATGATTTCTACGTAAGAGCATTAGGTTTTGAACCAACGATCCGTATGGGAACGCACGCGTTGTTCGTTTCCGCAGGCGGCTATCATCATCATATCGGCCTCAATACATGGGCCGGAGTCGGGGCGCCGCCACCGCCGACGAATGCCGTGGGGTTACGTTTATTTTCTATTTTACTTCCAGGCGAAACAGAACGGCAGAAGATTGCGGAACGGCTGCAACATATCGGTGCATCGGTGCGACGAAACGAAAATAGCGTATTGACGAGCGATCCGTTTGGCAACGAAATCGAGCTGATCATTCAACAATAG
- a CDS encoding Rrf2 family transcriptional regulator, which translates to MKISSRFAVAIHILALLALEKNAHCTSEWIAGSVNTNPVVVRRVIGQLKKAGFVQVRPGTGGSFLTKDTQEITLLDIYRAVEVVEEGELFQIHEHPNPQCPVGANIQAVLEVILHRAQAAMENVLREIRLHDIVTTLAQKIAANRL; encoded by the coding sequence ATGAAAATTAGCAGTCGTTTTGCTGTTGCCATTCACATTTTGGCTCTATTGGCATTAGAAAAAAACGCGCATTGCACTTCAGAATGGATCGCTGGAAGCGTCAATACGAATCCGGTCGTTGTCCGGCGCGTAATTGGCCAGCTAAAAAAAGCAGGATTTGTTCAAGTCCGCCCGGGGACAGGAGGATCGTTTCTTACGAAAGATACGCAAGAGATTACCCTGCTTGACATTTATCGGGCGGTCGAAGTAGTAGAAGAGGGAGAGTTGTTTCAAATTCATGAACATCCAAACCCGCAATGTCCGGTAGGGGCAAATATTCAAGCTGTTCTTGAAGTCATCCTCCATCGGGCGCAAGCGGCAATGGAAAACGTTTTGCGAGAAATACGCCTGCATGATATTGTGACGACATTAGCGCAAAAAATCGCAGCAAATCGTCTGTAA
- a CDS encoding VOC family protein yields MIKRIATVAIYVEDQQKAKEFWTEKVGFEVVAEHPMGPNAFWLEVAPKGAQTALVIYPKSMMKDWKERKASIVFECDDVFGTYEMMKARGVEFLGEPQKMQWGTFVQFKDIDGNEFILKG; encoded by the coding sequence ATGATTAAACGAATTGCGACTGTTGCTATTTATGTAGAAGATCAGCAAAAAGCGAAAGAGTTTTGGACTGAAAAAGTAGGGTTTGAAGTGGTCGCTGAACATCCAATGGGGCCGAATGCTTTCTGGCTAGAAGTGGCTCCAAAAGGGGCGCAAACGGCGTTGGTCATCTATCCAAAATCAATGATGAAAGATTGGAAAGAAAGAAAGGCGTCTATTGTGTTTGAATGCGATGATGTTTTCGGAACGTACGAAATGATGAAAGCTAGAGGTGTGGAATTTTTAGGAGAACCGCAAAAAATGCAATGGGGTACATTTGTACAATTTAAGGACATCGATGGGAATGAATTCATTCTAAAAGGCTAG